A genomic segment from Cuculus canorus isolate bCucCan1 chromosome 20, bCucCan1.pri, whole genome shotgun sequence encodes:
- the MRPS23 gene encoding 28S ribosomal protein S23, mitochondrial, producing MAGNRMQKIGSVFSRTRNLLRIGVIEKPLWFDVYAAFPPLREPVYRVPRPRYGKVTDVIRSIFYQEDEVRARFYRVYGSGPRPFDLSQLNHKSTCQRFVEKYYELKEEGKIEEEKLFEETGKALLASGIILQRRGTDKVAPQDHQDNETRASVLHLQRQTLLEEVQKKKEGQEERTPELAEAQKNPSPS from the exons ATGGCGGGGAACCGCATGCAGAAGATCGGGAGCGTGTTCAGCCG AACACGGAACCTGCTCCGCATCGGCGTGATCGAGAAGCCGCTCTGGTTCGACGTTTACGCCGCCTTCCCCCCGCTGCGGGAGCCCGTCTACCGCGTGCCGCGGCCGCGCTACGGCAAGGTGACGGATGTCATCCGCTCCATCTTCTACCAGGAGGATGAAGTGCGAGC GAGATTTTACCGAGTTTATGGCAGCGGCCCGAGGCCTTTTGACCTGTCACAATTGAACCACAAATCAACCTGCCAGAG GTTTGTTGAGAAATACTATGaactgaaggaagaaggaaaaattgaagaggaaaaattgtTTGAGGAAACAGGAAAAGCCCTTTTGGCCAGTGGAATAATTCTACAGAGGAGAGGAACGGACAAG GTAGCACCACAGGATCATCAGGACAATGAAACCAGAGCCTCGGTGTTACACCTGCAGCGTCAAACTCTGTTGGAGGAggtacagaaaaagaaggaaggtcAGGAGGAGCGGACGCCAGAACTGGCAGAAGCCCAGAAGAATCCCTCACCATCCTAG
- the CUEDC1 gene encoding CUE domain-containing protein 1 isoform X1 has protein sequence MTSLFRRSSSNGSSRSGSSAQELNNSRPARQVRRLEFNQAMEDFKTMFPNMDYDIIECVLRANNGAVDATIDQLLQMNLDSSGCDDSSDSEDSIPPEILERTLEPDSSDEEPPPVYSPPAYESQAFGSRYPRAPPTPPPRCYLCLPRRTDMPTPGSTPAPGRYRNWNPPLLGNLPEDFLRILPQQTTGTQGSHSCRHPVPRGLAPRGQGSLEQERRWKQYLEDERIALFLQNEEFMKELQRNRDFLLALERDRLKYESKKSKSTSVAVSNDFGFSSILSGDVAPSVTSEAGGAVSDDALFRDKLKHMGKSTRKKLFELARAFSEKTKMRKSKRKHLLKHQVLGTAASTANLLDDVEGHSCDEDFQVRRQQLREEEETPKEGQ, from the exons ATGACAAGCCTCTTCCGTCGGAGCAGCAGCAATGGCAGTTCGCGCAGCGGCTCCTCCGCCCAGGAGCTCAACAACAGCCGCCCTGCCAGGCAGGTCCGACGGCTGGAGTTCAACCAGGCCATGGAGGACTTCAAGACCATGTTCCCCAACATGGACTACGACATCATCGAGTGCGTCTTGAGGGCCAACAATGGTGCTGTGGATGCCACCATCGACCAGCTTCTGCAGATGAACCTGGACAGCAGCGGCTGTGACGACAGTTCAGACTCGGAGGACAGCATCCCCCCTGAG ATCTTGGAGCGGACCCTGGAGCCAGACAGCTCAGACGAGGAGCCCCCTCCTGTCTACTCCCCTCCTGCCTATGAGAGCCAGGCATTCGGCAGCCGTTACCCCCGCGCACCACCCACCCCGCCGCCCAG GTGCTATCTGTGCTTGCCCCGCAGGACAGACATGCCAACACCCGGCAGCACTCCAGCGCCTGGCCGCTACAGAAATTGGAACCCACCGCTCCTGGGCAACCTCCCTGAGGACTTCCTCCGCATCCTGCCCCAGCAGACCACTGGCACACAG GGCTCCCACAGCTGCCGGCACCCCGTGCCGCGGGGGCTTGCCCCACGGGGCCAAGGCTCTCTGGAGCAGGAGCGGAGGTGGAAGCAGTACCTGGAGGATGAGCGGATCGCACTCTTCCTGCAGAACGAAGAGTTCatgaaggagctgcagaggaacCGAGATTTCCTCCTCGCCCTGGAGAGAG atcgATTGAAATATGAGTCAAAAAAATCCAAGTCAACCAGCGTTGCTGTCAGCAATGACTTTGGTTTCTCCTCCATATTATCAG GTGACGTAGCTCCCTCTGTAACCAGTGAGGCCGGTGGTGCCGTGTCTGATGATGCCTTATTCAGAGACAAATTGAAGCACATGGGAAAAT CCACACGCAAGAAGCTGTTTGAACTTGCCAGAGCCTTCTCCGAGAAGACAAAGATGaggaaatcaaaaagaaaacacttgttGAAGCACCAAGT GCTGGGGACGGCAGCTTCCACGGCAAATCTTCTCGATGATGTTGAAGGACATTCATGCG ATGAAGACTTCCAAGTACGGAGGCAGCAGCtccgggaggaggaggagacgcCGAAGGAAGGGCAGTAA
- the CUEDC1 gene encoding CUE domain-containing protein 1 isoform X2, giving the protein MTSLFRRSSSNGSSRSGSSAQELNNSRPARQVRRLEFNQAMEDFKTMFPNMDYDIIECVLRANNGAVDATIDQLLQMNLDSSGCDDSSDSEDSIPPEILERTLEPDSSDEEPPPVYSPPAYESQAFGSRYPRAPPTPPPRTDMPTPGSTPAPGRYRNWNPPLLGNLPEDFLRILPQQTTGTQGSHSCRHPVPRGLAPRGQGSLEQERRWKQYLEDERIALFLQNEEFMKELQRNRDFLLALERDRLKYESKKSKSTSVAVSNDFGFSSILSGDVAPSVTSEAGGAVSDDALFRDKLKHMGKSTRKKLFELARAFSEKTKMRKSKRKHLLKHQVLGTAASTANLLDDVEGHSCDEDFQVRRQQLREEEETPKEGQ; this is encoded by the exons ATGACAAGCCTCTTCCGTCGGAGCAGCAGCAATGGCAGTTCGCGCAGCGGCTCCTCCGCCCAGGAGCTCAACAACAGCCGCCCTGCCAGGCAGGTCCGACGGCTGGAGTTCAACCAGGCCATGGAGGACTTCAAGACCATGTTCCCCAACATGGACTACGACATCATCGAGTGCGTCTTGAGGGCCAACAATGGTGCTGTGGATGCCACCATCGACCAGCTTCTGCAGATGAACCTGGACAGCAGCGGCTGTGACGACAGTTCAGACTCGGAGGACAGCATCCCCCCTGAG ATCTTGGAGCGGACCCTGGAGCCAGACAGCTCAGACGAGGAGCCCCCTCCTGTCTACTCCCCTCCTGCCTATGAGAGCCAGGCATTCGGCAGCCGTTACCCCCGCGCACCACCCACCCCGCCGCCCAG GACAGACATGCCAACACCCGGCAGCACTCCAGCGCCTGGCCGCTACAGAAATTGGAACCCACCGCTCCTGGGCAACCTCCCTGAGGACTTCCTCCGCATCCTGCCCCAGCAGACCACTGGCACACAG GGCTCCCACAGCTGCCGGCACCCCGTGCCGCGGGGGCTTGCCCCACGGGGCCAAGGCTCTCTGGAGCAGGAGCGGAGGTGGAAGCAGTACCTGGAGGATGAGCGGATCGCACTCTTCCTGCAGAACGAAGAGTTCatgaaggagctgcagaggaacCGAGATTTCCTCCTCGCCCTGGAGAGAG atcgATTGAAATATGAGTCAAAAAAATCCAAGTCAACCAGCGTTGCTGTCAGCAATGACTTTGGTTTCTCCTCCATATTATCAG GTGACGTAGCTCCCTCTGTAACCAGTGAGGCCGGTGGTGCCGTGTCTGATGATGCCTTATTCAGAGACAAATTGAAGCACATGGGAAAAT CCACACGCAAGAAGCTGTTTGAACTTGCCAGAGCCTTCTCCGAGAAGACAAAGATGaggaaatcaaaaagaaaacacttgttGAAGCACCAAGT GCTGGGGACGGCAGCTTCCACGGCAAATCTTCTCGATGATGTTGAAGGACATTCATGCG ATGAAGACTTCCAAGTACGGAGGCAGCAGCtccgggaggaggaggagacgcCGAAGGAAGGGCAGTAA
- the LOC128854193 gene encoding uncharacterized protein LOC128854193 isoform X2 codes for MLFFQALSIFYGTQFSSSLAHIAQKLPGSDHKHAVTPASERSQTVTAAAHSPRSSPGILPSEHRQGVQITLPLLSRPFSSECQRPQHAQLSLPPQRVFAQADKYRGLTITPGCSAHSPCALISPRKDHSTATRAKPAQPHRTSEPGEKAQCQRRIFNLEALNKMLKKSKLSLELCSWEKNGHHQLIFEGGAFGSRRLQHQEGLQAPSDQRARLCRHRPRPHHGGSSTAGVVGHHGGKARGAPREAQQAHDGPGLLRREDRRRFCFSPTVGTSQCPPGEAHSPPDGAPAWRFHSKPGMKTTKSFAAEQMLLQPLWAETDEEEGEARATVSSEGPVTASEVSPGQRVSRADILPSPSPTFAAGGSSGGGARRRR; via the exons ATGTTATTCTTTCAAGCACTTTCCATATTTTATGGTACGCAGTTTTCATCATCACTAGCTCACATCGCTCAAAAGCTTCCCGGCTCTGACCACAAGCACGCTGTGACACCAGCCAGCGAACGCAGCCAGACGGTTACAGCAGCAGCCCACTCCCCACGGTCCTCTCCCGGGATTTTACCCTCAGAGCACAGACAAGGGGTGCAAATCACTCTCCCGCTCCTCTCCCGGCCGTTCTCCTCTGAATGCCAGCGTCCGCAGCATGCACAGTTATCTTTGCCACCACAGAGGGTGTTTGCGCAAGCAGATAAGTACCGAGGGCTCACTATCACCCCGGGATGCTCTGCTCACTCCCCATGTGCTCTTATCAGCCCTCGGAAGGACCACAGCACTGCCACGAGAGCAAAGCCCGCGCAGCCGCACCGCACATCCGAGCCAGGGGAAAAGGCTCAGTGTCAGCGCAGGATTTTTAATTTGGAAGCTCTTaataaaatgctgaagaagTCAAAACTTTCCTTGGAACTttgcagctgggaaaagaaTGGGCACCATCAGCTCATCTTCGAGGGAGGCGCTTTCGGCAGTCGGAGGCTCCAGCACCAGGAAGGGCTGCAGGCACCCAGCGATCAGCGCGCACGGCTCTGCCGGCATCGACCGCGTCCTCACCACGGTggaagcagcactgctggggtGGTCGGACACCACGGTGGGAAGGCCAGAGGAGCACCAAGAGAGGCACAGCAAGCCCACGACGGGCCGGGTCTCCTCCGCCGCGAGGACAGGCGAAGGTTTTGCTTTAGTCCCACTGTTGGCACCAGTCAGTGTCCCCCTGGAGAGGCACACAGCCCCCCGGACGGGGCTCCCGCTTGGCGCTTCCACAGCAAACCTGGtatgaaaaccacaaaaagctTCGCGGCGGAGCAGATGCTGCTTCAGCCCCTGTGGGCAGAGACGGacgaggaggagggagaggcgAGAGCCACGGTCTCCAGCGAAGGCCCCGTCACAGCCTCGGAGGTCAGCCCGGGACAGCGGGTTTCCCGCGCAGATATCCTCCCGTCTCCGTCCCCCACGTTCGCCGCCGGTGGCAGCAGCGGAGGAGGTGCGAGGAGGAG GAGATGA